A genomic segment from Acyrthosiphon pisum isolate AL4f chromosome A3, pea_aphid_22Mar2018_4r6ur, whole genome shotgun sequence encodes:
- the LOC100160686 gene encoding uncharacterized protein LOC100160686 produces the protein MALKMKKFEKMIRGDQVPEQKSYDKEETTEMIRFNELEYLKQRIFVNSLSHIKDDELRKKCSDITTHYRLFKDEESHYKVKELSDDDKIKLDKCIEECIHNECAQITNEKESIPSDLLKLIESEPAMPDTIKNKLNNMLTLLNKYTNNQKDIKHSMLTLLDSSNVNILEAQQLSKKVDAIKVNSNKLQSDIISKFSCSKELFESLEKYYSTKEKEYETDLSKLKELQKLQDKYKVVDGPQYKDLVKRFKQAQEIIKIKTEMLNSY, from the exons ATGgctcttaaaatgaaaaaattcgaaaaaatgaTTCGTGGGGATCAAGTTCCCGAACAGAAATCTTACGATAAAGAAGAAACTACTGAGATGATAAGATTTAATGAATTAGAATATCTCAAACAACGCATATTTGTTAACTCGTTGAGTCATATTAAGGATGATGAATTGAGAAAAAAATGCTCAGATATAACTACTCATTATAGACTTTTTAAAGATGAAGAATCACATTATAAAGTAAAGGAGTTGTCAGacgatgataaaattaaattggataAATGCATCGAGGAGTGCATACACAATGAGTGTGCTCAAATTACTAATGAAAAAGAATCTATCCCTTCAG attTGTTAAAGTTAATTGAATCTGAACCAGCTATGCCagatactataaaaaataaattaaataatatgttgactcTTTTgaataagtatacaaataatcaaaaagACATAAAACATTCAATGCTTACATTATTAGATAGTAGCAATGTCAATATCTTAGAAGCCCAAcaattatcaaaaaaagtagATGCTATTAAAGTTAATTCAAA TAAGTTGCAGAGTGATATCATCAGTAAATTTTCCTGTTCCAAAGAATTATTTGAGTCATTGGAAAAATACTACAGCACTAAAGAAAAAGAATATGAAACAGATTTGTCAAAGCTCAAGGAATTACAGAAACTACAAGATAAATATAAGGTTGTAGATGGTCCACAATATAAAGATTTAGTTAAAAGATTTAAACAAGCCCaggaaatcattaaaattaaaacagaaatgttgaatagttattaa